A part of Miscanthus floridulus cultivar M001 chromosome 6, ASM1932011v1, whole genome shotgun sequence genomic DNA contains:
- the LOC136461354 gene encoding uncharacterized protein — MKRNGDIRSLFQKAAKKAAAIDPPPDENIVEEQNQEEDRVQVEEIADHLPSPPLASPPPLASKPPAYDINRLPYDLGERLPIEDYPVNDQDAIRRAYITKGACKPYIHDFPYRNIGGVPRRFSIQWLYNYEWLEYSVKKDSVFCFIFYLFKKGSGSKTFIVDEWNNWNIGNTALLKHSGSRAHKAAQERYIGFMNPKVAIDYNIDKWSEEELRLYKKRLTYSLRCIKFLLHHGLAFRGHDESEESSNRGNFIELLKFLSGNSEEVNKYVLNNAPDDTTSLSLKKAIEVLLVSNGLSMQQIRGQVLVAVAKGNTDCKTFFDQVSILLNIVEVSCKRHDMLRNARLENVKKALECVHDVLIELGADNAYKEDWTKIHFVLGAFKTFEFVFFVHLMYVILGYTNELSECLQRRDQDILNAISLVNVAKSRMQELRSNARYARARNQTNDDHFRREVYIGVIDQISQELDNRFDEINMELLSCMSAFSPSNSFASFDARKVRRLAEFYPKDFSNNDLLKLELQLDNYIDDMRQDASFQGLDNIIDLSVKLVETKRHKVYDMVCLLLKLILLLPVATASVERVFSALVIVKTKSKNKIGDTVLDDCLVTFIERDIFFQVNKDDIIETFMSLRKRRINK; from the exons ATGAAAAGAAACGGAGACATTCGATCCCTTTTTCAGAAAGCAGCAAAGAAGGCGGCTGCTATTGACCCACCTCCGGATGAAAATATTGTGGAAGAGCAGAATCAAGAAGAAGATagagtacaagttgaagaaattgCAGATCATTTGCCCTCGCCCCCACTAGCATCACCGCCACCGCTCGCATCAAAGCCGCCGGCGTATGACATCAATCGCCTACCATATGATCTAGGTGAAAGGCTACCCATTGAAGATTATCCtgttaatgatcaagatgcaatcCGTAGAGCATATATTACTAAAGGTGCTTGCAAACCTTATATACATGATTTTCCATACCGAAACATTGGAGGCGTACCTCGTCGATTCAGTATACAATGGTTGTATAATTATGAGTGGCTTGAATATAGTGTCAAGAAGGATTCTGTATTTTGCTTCATATTCTACTTGTTCAAGAAGGGTAGTGGGTCAAaaacttttattgttgatgaatGGAATAATTGGAATATAGGAAACACAGCACTTCTCAAACATTCTGGTTCTAGGGCACATAAAGCAGCTCAAGAGAGGTACATTGGTTTTATGAATCCCAAGGTAGCAATTGATTATAACATTGACAAGTGGAGTGAGGAGGAGCTTCGTCTTTACAAGAAAAGATTGACATATTCACTTAGATGTATTAAGTTTCTTTTGCATCATGGATTGGCATTCCGtggacatgatgaaagtgaagagtcTAGCAACAGAGGCAACTTCATTGAACTTTTAAAGTTTCTTTCAGGAAATAGTGAAGAAGTGAACAAGTATGTCTTGAACAATGCACCAG atgatactacctcTTTGTCACTTAAGAAAGCAATTGAAGTTTTACTTGTTAGTAATGGATTGAGTATGCAGCAGATTAGAGGTCAAG tTCTTGTTGCTGTTGCTAAAGGAAATACTGACTGCAAGACTTTTTTTGATCAAGTATCTATCTTGTTGAACATTGTTGAGGTTTCTTGCAAGCGTCATGATATGCTTCGAAATGCTAGGCTTGAGAATGTCAAGAAAGCACTAGAGTGTG TTCATGATGTgctcattgaacttggtgctgATAATGCATATAAGGAAGATTGGACAAAGATACATTTTGTGCTTGGAGCATTTAAAacctttgagtttgttttctttgtgCACTTAATGTATGTTATTCTTGGATATACAAATGAGTTATCCGAGTGCTTGCAGAGAAGGGAtcaagatattcttaatgcaatctcacttgttaatgtggcaaagaGCAGAATGCAGGAGTTGAGGTCTAATG CACGGTATGCTCGTGCCcgaaaccaaacaaatgatgaCCATTTCCGAAGAGAAGTATAcattggtgtcattgatcaaattAGTCAAGAGCTTGATAATCGGTTTGATGAGATCAATATGGAGCTACTCTCTTGTATGTCAGCCTTCAGTCCTTCCAACTCCTTTGCTTCTTTTGATGCACGGAAGGTACGTAGATTGGCTGAATTTTATCCTAAGGACTTCTCCAACAATGATTTATTAAAACTTGAATTGCAACttgataattatattgatgacatgcgacaagatgctagcttccaaggtctagacaacattattgatctctcagttaagcttgttgaaacaaagaggcacaaagtgtatgatatggtgtgCTTGCTTCTCAAATTGATATTGCTTTTACCAGTGGCAACTGCgagtgttgaaagggtattttctgcatTGGTTATAGTGAAAACAAAGTCAAAGAATAAGATAGGTGATACTGTTTtggatgattgtctagtcacatttattgagcgggatattttcttCCAAGTTAATAAAGATGATATAATAGAGACATTCATGTCATTGAGAAAGCGGCGGATAAACAAGTAA
- the LOC136459889 gene encoding cytosolic sulfotransferase 5-like, with protein MTPHADVVGIIPSAPTLETRWPPFALRRYAGGFWLPEVTTKEGLPAVHSCFVPRPTDVILASFPKSGTTWLKALAFATLKRSTHPPSDGDHPLRHRSPHECVRFLGIELNDRNKDEFEALPSPRVLATHLPYSLLPGSINEDGERLGCRIVYVCREPKDALVSYWLFTRKAAAARGLDVRSFTIQEALELFCDSRCPGGPQWLHVLQYREESLRRPERVLFLRYEEMLLEPEAHVRKLAKFMGCEFSEEEEEDGVVSAIVELCSLGKLRNMEVNRNGSTRLGTKNESFFRKGVAGDWSNHMTPEMAQRLDKVVEDALQGTGFAFSSTT; from the coding sequence ATGACGCCTCACGCCGACGTAGTCGGTATCATCCCTTCGGCGCCGACCCTCGAGACCAGGTGGCCACCATTCGCGCTCCGCCGTTACGCCGGCGGCTTCTGGTTGCCCGAGGTCACAACGAAGGAGGGCTTGCCAGCCGTCCATTCCTGCTTCGTGCCAAGGCCCACCGACGTGATCCTCGCGAGCTTCCCCAAGTCCGGCACCACCTGGCTCAAGGCGCTCGCCTTCGCGACGCTGAAGCGTTCCACGCACCCGCCATCCGACGGCGACCACCCGCTGCGCCATCGCAGCCCCCACGAGTGCGTCCGGTTCCTCGGGATCGAACTCAACGATAGGAACAAGGACGAGTTCGAGGCGCTCCCGTCCCCGCGCGTGCTCGCCACGCATCTTCCCTATTCCCTGCTGCCCGGCAGCATCAACGAGGACGGGGAGCGCTTGGGGTGCCGGATCGTGTACGTCTGCCGGGAACCCAAGGATGCGCTGGTCTCCTACTGGCTGTTCAcgaggaaggcggcggcggcgaggggacTTGACGTCCGGTCGTTCACCATCCAGGAGGCGTTGGAGCTGTTCTGCGATAGCCGGTGTCCGGGCGGCCCGCAGTGGCTGCACGTCCTCCAGTACAGGGAGGAGAGCTTGAGGAGGCCTGAAAGGGTGCTGTTCCTTAGGTACGAGGAGATGTTGCTTGAGCCTGAGGCGCACGTTAGGAAGCTAGCGAAGTTCATGGGCTGCGAGTTttctgaggaagaggaggaggacgggGTGGTGAGCGCCATCGTGGAGCTGTGTAGCCTGGGGAAGCTGAGGAACATGGAGGTGAACAGAAATGGAAGCACTAGGTTGGGGACCAAGAACGAAAGCTTCTTCAGGAAAGGAGTTGCCGGGGACTGGAGCAATCACATGACACCGGAGATGGCGCAGAGGCTGGACAAGGTCGTTGAGGATGCATTGCAAGGGACTGGATTCGCCTTCTCGAGCACAACATGA